The Elaeis guineensis isolate ETL-2024a chromosome 13, EG11, whole genome shotgun sequence genome includes a region encoding these proteins:
- the LOC105055961 gene encoding agamous-like MADS-box protein AGL62, giving the protein MARRTSHGRRKIEIKRIEDEQTRQVTFSKRRGGLFKKASELSTLCGAQVGILVYSPGGRPYSFGQPGFVEVSDRFLPCVPTPIGSDPPPMPPPAYLSVSQPSKHYLEVVNVLEAARAKGAVLKERLAMVLEEEGRAYESENDDLTVEELGDLVARLEALKMRVFSRFSTILNQQQASSSSAALTVTPLNVINPYATNGPQAYPGGGFVLGNNGHGAGGFLGTGGHGTPSGFMGNDGNGPLGFIA; this is encoded by the coding sequence ATGGCCAGGAGAACCAGCCACGGCCGGCGAAAGATCGAGATCAAGAGGATAGAAGATGAACAAACTCGGCAAGTGACGTTCTCAAAACGTCGAGGTGGGTTGTTCAAGAAGGCCAGCGAGCTTTCCACCCTGTGTGGGGCTCAGGTCGGGATCTTGGTGTACTCCCCAGGAGGAAGGCCCTACTCCTTCGGCCAACCTGGCTTCGTGGAGGTCTCTGATCGATTCCTCCCATGCGTCCCCACGCCGATCGGCTCAGACCCTCCTCCTATGCCACCTCCAGCCTACTTGTCGGTGTCCCAGCCCAGCAAGCACTACCTGGAGGTCGTGAACGTGCTGGAGGCCGCGCGGGCCAAGGGTGCAGTGCTTAAGGAGAGACTTGCCATGGTTCTCGAGGAGGAGGGGCGGGCCTATGAGTCTGAAAATGATGACCTCACCGTGGAGGAGCTTGGAGACCTCGTCGCGCGATTGGAGGCGCTTAAAATGCGGGTGTTTTCCAGATTCTCTACGATCCTGAATCAACAACAAGCTTCTTCATCGAGTGCTGCTTTGACTGTCACCCCGCTGAATGTGATCAACCCTTATGCCACCAATGGACCCCAGGCTTATCCAGGTGGTGGGTTCGTCCTGGGGAATAATGGCCATGGTGCCGGTGGGTTCCTGGGAACCGGTGGCCATGGTACTCCCAGTGGATTCATGGGGAACGATGGTAATGGTCCTCTTGGGTTCATTGCTTGA
- the LOC105055904 gene encoding uncharacterized protein isoform X2 yields MVFGISYGELFLILGATAALIGPKDLPIIARTAGRLAGRAIGYVQLARGQLETVLQQSQANKVHKELQDTIAQLEAIRYEIRSISIMNPAPFTRRLDGEGPAQNNVPGNDIAAKPEGDHKPVMTIPKDINSSTVSSSLQSQAVVYARLAESAAIKTASSASSGHAEKLNADDGHLTILPVSAESTGLLPKHSVR; encoded by the exons ATGGTGTTTGGAATTTCATATGGTGAATTGTTTCTCATACTTGGAGCTACTGCTGCTCTCATAG GGCCCAAAGACCTTCCTATTATTGCAAGAACAGCTGGGAGACTGGCAGGGAGGGCAATAGGGTATGTTCAATTGGCCCGTGGGCAGTTGGAAACTGTTCTGCAGCAATCTCAAGCTAACAAG GTGCACAAAGAACTTCAAGACACGATTGCTCAATTAGAAGCTATTCGTTATGAAATCCGAAGCATTTCAATCATGAATCCAGCTCCATTCACTCGGAGGTTAGATGGTGAGGGGCCTGCACAAAACAATG TACCAGGAAATGACATTGCTGCTAAACCCGAAGGGGATCACAAGCCTGTGATGACAATCCCTAAG GATATTAATTCGAGTACAGTTTCTTCAAGTCTGCAAAGTCAAGCAGTGGTTTATGCTAGGTTAGCTGAATCCGCAGCTATTAAAACAGCTTCTTCTGCAAGCAGTGGACATGCGGAGAAACTAAATGCTGATGATGGTCACCTAACTATTCTGCCTGTCTCTGCTGAGAGCACAGGGCTACTTCCAAAGCATAGTG TTCGTTGA
- the LOC105055904 gene encoding uncharacterized protein isoform X1, with the protein MVFGISYGELFLILGATAALIGPKDLPIIARTAGRLAGRAIGYVQLARGQLETVLQQSQANKVHKELQDTIAQLEAIRYEIRSISIMNPAPFTRRLDGEGPAQNNVPGNDIAAKPEGDHKPVMTIPKDINSSTVSSSLQSQAVVYARLAESAAIKTASSASSGHAEKLNADDGHLTILPVSAESTGLLPKHSDEARGSDIMLEAILEAEVACKAKHFFSQSQNQLPNE; encoded by the exons ATGGTGTTTGGAATTTCATATGGTGAATTGTTTCTCATACTTGGAGCTACTGCTGCTCTCATAG GGCCCAAAGACCTTCCTATTATTGCAAGAACAGCTGGGAGACTGGCAGGGAGGGCAATAGGGTATGTTCAATTGGCCCGTGGGCAGTTGGAAACTGTTCTGCAGCAATCTCAAGCTAACAAG GTGCACAAAGAACTTCAAGACACGATTGCTCAATTAGAAGCTATTCGTTATGAAATCCGAAGCATTTCAATCATGAATCCAGCTCCATTCACTCGGAGGTTAGATGGTGAGGGGCCTGCACAAAACAATG TACCAGGAAATGACATTGCTGCTAAACCCGAAGGGGATCACAAGCCTGTGATGACAATCCCTAAG GATATTAATTCGAGTACAGTTTCTTCAAGTCTGCAAAGTCAAGCAGTGGTTTATGCTAGGTTAGCTGAATCCGCAGCTATTAAAACAGCTTCTTCTGCAAGCAGTGGACATGCGGAGAAACTAAATGCTGATGATGGTCACCTAACTATTCTGCCTGTCTCTGCTGAGAGCACAGGGCTACTTCCAAAGCATAGTG ATGAAGCTAGAGGATCTGATATAATGTTAGAAGCAATACTGGAAGCAGAGGTTGCATGTAAAGCCAAGCACTTTTTCTCACAATCTCAAAATCAACTGCCTAATGAATGA